The following proteins are co-located in the Microplitis demolitor isolate Queensland-Clemson2020A chromosome 5, iyMicDemo2.1a, whole genome shotgun sequence genome:
- the LOC103579420 gene encoding probable ATP-dependent RNA helicase ddx42 codes for MRFAIACLMLAAAASTTAIPSGQYSSVNDPYYGINYHNSPLYGETNGIAGRGNLNRNNRVYSDSYQNNAINNDINSPQNKGIYYADSSVFQNTLGDAGTGTGNQNNLAQTRSHQDNRINNYRRGGNLDSRIDYYNSPVGQRTEGRAGNGNLNDNNLSRVSSYQDNSLNNGNRN; via the coding sequence ATGCGTTTCGCAATTGCTTGTCTGATGCTTGCTGCAGCTGCTTCTACGACAGCTATCCCTTCTGGTCAATATTCTTCTGTAAACGACCCATACTACGGTATCAACTATCATAATAGTCCTCTTTATGGCGAAACCAACGGTATAGCCGGACGTGGAAATTTAAACAGAAACAATAGAGTATATTCAGATTCTTACCAAAATAATGCAATCAACAACGATATTAATTCGCCACAAAACAAAGGTATCTATTATGCCGATTCTTCGGTCTTTCAAAATACCCTTGGTGACGCAGGAACTGGAACTGGAAACCAGAACAATTTGGCCCAAACAAGGAGTCATCAAGATAATAGAATCAACAACTACAGACGTGGTGGAAACTTAGACAGTAGAATCGACTATTACAATTCACCTGTAGGTCAAAGGACTGAAGGTAGAGCAGGAAATGGAAATTTGAATGACAACAATTTGTCCAGAGTAAGCAGTTATCAAGATAACTCACTCAATAATGGAAATAGaaactaa
- the LOC103579421 gene encoding RNA polymerase II subunit A C-terminal domain phosphatase SSU72-like, whose translation MPEKNLRFAVICFANMNRSMEAHKRLKKKGFDVKSYGVCDRIRMLCHIEGKANVYSFGMKYSYIYNDLVKKNKDYYKKIGLLDMVRRNMKIKSGPERFQSTKERFDVLITCDERAYHRVKEFMEGKNEDSSSCKQPVYLINVGIKDDIASAASGSYLICELATTIASCENLDDNFDELVAKFETDVYKKPILRTVLFY comes from the coding sequence ATgccggaaaaaaatttacgattcGCCGTAATATGTTTCGCTAACATGAACAGAAGCATGGAAGCCCATAAACGTCTGAAGAAAAAAGGTTTTGATGTCAAATCTTATGGAGTTTGCGATCGGATAAGAATGTTGTGTCATATTGAAGGAAAAGCGAATGTTTACTCATTTGGAATGAAGTATAGTTACATTTACAACGATTTGGTCAAAAAGAATAAAGACTATTATAAGAAAATAGGCTTACTCGACATGGTAAGAAggaatatgaaaataaagtcTGGACCAGAGCGATTCCAATCGACGAAAGAACGATTTGACGTCCTCATTACCTGCGACGAGAGAGCTTATCATCGAGTTAAGGAATTTATGGAAGGAAAAAATGAAGATTCTTCTTCTTGTAAGCAGCCAGTTTACTTGATCAATGTTGGTATTAAAGATGACATCGCAAGTGCTGCAAGTGGTTCCTATCTTATTTGCGAATTAGCTACGACGATTGCCAGCTGCGAAAACTTGGATGACAATTTCGATGAGTTGGTTGCTAAATTTGAGACTGATGTGTACAAAAAACCCATTTTAAGaactgtattattttattaa
- the LOC103579423 gene encoding uncharacterized protein LOC103579423, translating into MKSLVVILCLFITVSQCQFLDMSFLDNMMENMNSQINNQMAIMHQQINDNIANQLSKVDQLISNIHNIPIPTATNGQTIIVNGGSGESHTVLSGTGADGKPYFRDITDRMIGSVLHRTERIYNPKTDTIETYQYTYDTSNPNAKPVLVKTDAKKSGN; encoded by the exons atgaagTCGCTTGTGGTTATTTTGTGTTTATTTATCAC AGTATCGCAGTGTCAATTTTTAGACATGAGTTTTCTTGACAATATGATGGAAAATATGAattctcaaataaataatcagaTGGCAATTATGCATCAACAAATCAATGATAATATTGCGAATCAATTGTCTAAAGTCGATCAACTAAtaa gtaACATTCATAACATTCCAATTCCAACGGCAACAAATGGACAAACAATAATTGTTAATGGAGGCAGTGGTGAATCACATACCGTATTGTCAGGAACTGGTGCTGATGGAAAACCATATTTCCGAGATATCACTGATCGAATGATCGGATCAGTTTTACATCGTACTGAACGAATTTACAATCCGAAAACTGATACCATTGAAACGTATCAGTATACTTATGATACGTCAAACCCTAATGCTAAGCCAGTTCTGGTCAAAACTGATGCTAAAAAGTCTGGTAATTAA